A stretch of Lathyrus oleraceus cultivar Zhongwan6 chromosome 6, CAAS_Psat_ZW6_1.0, whole genome shotgun sequence DNA encodes these proteins:
- the LOC127092312 gene encoding actin-depolymerizing factor 7 isoform X1 has protein sequence MANAASGMAVSDECKLKFLELKAKRNYRFIVFKIENQEVVVEKLGGPEETYEDFSACLPEDECRYAVFDFDFITSENCQKSKIFFIAWSPEISKVRHKMVYASTKDRFKRELDGIQVELQATDPSEMSFDIVKSRAL, from the exons ATG GCTAACGCGGCGTCTGGAATGGCTGTTAGCGATGAATGTAAATTGAAGTTTTTAGAGTTAAAAGCAAAGAGAAACTATCGTTTCATCGTGTTTAAGATTGAGAATCAAGAAGTTGTGGTGGAGAAGCTCGGAGGTCCGGAAGAGACCTACGAGGACTTCAGTGCATGTCTGCCTGAAGATGAGTGTCGCTATGCTGTCTTTGATTTTGATTTCATCACTTCTGAAAACTGCCAGAAAAGCAAGATTTTCTTCATTGCATG GTCTCCTGAGATATCAAAGGTTAGACATAAGATGGTGTATGCTAGCACCAAGGACAGATTCAAGAGGGAACTTGATGGGATTCAAGTTGAGTTGCAAGCAACAGATCCAAGTGAAATGAGCTTTGATATCGTTAAATCACGAGCACTATAA